The genomic window TTCCACCGGTAGGCTCGGGACCGCGCGTGATCGTGGGGGAAGTAGTCCCACGCCGTGCCGTGTTCGCTGTAGTCCTCCCGTACCGTCCCCCACGCCCGCTCGGACAGATAGGGACCCCATGCGCGCCAGTCCTGCTCCCCGGCATCGGCCTGGGCGAGCCGGTGCCGCTCGGGGTCGGGGGCAGCGGAGGTCGGACGGTCAGTGATCACCTGCACATCTTCGACGCCGCCGGGGTACATCACCACAGCGGCCATTGTCGTCGTGGCGTGTAGCACCTCGCCGCCGGTGGAGGAAAGTTGATCGACATTCGTTTCGGGCCGCAGGTCTGCGGGGAGCTGAACACCGGGGCGACCCGGGAATGGCTGGTCCCGGACGGCCGGGGCGGCTACGCCATGGGCACGGTGAGCGGGCTGCGCACCCGCCGATACCACGGGCTGCTGGTGGTCGCCGGGGAAACGCCGGCAACCCGCCGGATGGGCCTGGTCGGCCTGGACCCGGCGGTCACCCTGCCGTCCGGGGCCCGGGTGCGCCTCGGCGCGCACGAGTGGTCCTCCGGTGCCGTCGACCCGCGCGGCTTCGAACTGCTGGAGCAGTTCGCCCTGGTCGACGGGGTGCCGCGCTGGCGCTGGCGGATCGGCGACGTGGTGATCGAGCGGGAGATCGCCATGGCGCACGGCCGGTCCTGCGTGGCGGTGGTGCACCGGCTGGTGTCGGGCGGCCCGGTCCGGCTGGACCTGGCGGCGGCATGCACCTGGCGGGACGCGCACGGCGAGCGGCGGGCCGACGGGCCGACGCCCCGGATGGAGCCGGCCGCCGGCGGGGCGGTGGTCGAGGGGGCGTACCGGCTGGCCGGACCGGACTGGACGCCCGAGGGGCAGTGGTGGCTGGGCGTGCGGCACCGCGAGGAGGCGGCCCGCGGGCTCAACCCGGACGAGGACCTCTGGTACGCGGGCCGCTTCGCCGGGGCGCTGGAGCGCCCGGGCGACACGGTGTCGGTGCTGGCCTGGGCCGACGACCTGGCCGACGAGCCGCCCGCGGCGACCGCGCTGGTCGAGGCGGCCCGGCGGCGCAACCGGGACGTGGTGGCCGCGGCGAAGCCGGCCGACCCAGTGGAGGCGACCCTCGCCCTGGCCGCCGACGCGTTCGTGGTGCGGACCGCCGCCGGCCCGGACGTGGTCGCCGGCTACCCGTGGTTCGGCGCCTGGTCGCGGGACACCATGACCTCCTACGAGGGGCTCCTGCTCCGCACCAACCGTGCCGACGAGGGCCGGGAGCTGCTGCGGGCGTACGCGGCGACGCTGTCGGAGGGGATGCTGTCGAACACCGCCGACACCGGCCGGGTGGAGTACAACACCGTCGACGCGACGCTGTGGTTCCTGCACGCGGTGAGCCGGCACGTCACCGTCACCGGCGACACCGACCTCGGCGACGAACTGCTGCCCGCGCTGCACGCCGTCATCGAGGCGCACCTGGCCGGCACCCGGTACGGCATCGCGGTCGACCCGGCCGACGGGCTGCTCACCCAGGGCGGCCCGCCGGACACCGCGCTCACCTGGATGGACGCCCGGGTCTACGGGGTGCCGGTGACGCCGCGTACCGGCAAGCCGGTGGAGGTCAATGCGCTCTGGGTGAACGGGCTGGCCGGCCTGGCCGAGCTGACCGAGCTGACCGGCCGGGACGCCACCGCGCTGTGGGGGCTGCACACGAAGGCGAGCACGGCGTTCCGGAAGCGGTTCCCGGCGCCGGTGGGCTGGCTGCACGACGTGGTGGACGCGCCAGCCCCGGCGTACCCGCTGGGCGGGGCCCCGCACCACGACGACGACCTGCTCCGCCCCAACCAGCTGCTCGCCTGGTCGCTGCCGTACGCCCCGCTCGAACCGGACGAGGCGACGCTACGCCGGATCACCGCCGGGCTGTTCACCCCGCTCGGGCCGCGCAGCCTCTCCCCCGACTCGCCGGGCTTCGTCGGCCGGCACCGGGGCGGTCCGGCGGAGCGGGACGGGGCCTACCACCAGGGCACCGTCTGGCCGTGGCTGATCGGGCCGCTCGTCGACGCGTACCGGCGGGCCGGACTGCCCACCGATGACCTCCTGGTGGGACTCGAGGGCCACCTGGCGGAGTACGGCCTGGGATCGGTGAGTGAGACGGCCGAGGCGCTCGCCCCGCACGCCGCGACCGGCTGCCCGTTCCAGGCGTGGTCGGTCGCCGAGCTGCTGCGCGTCCGGCGGGCCGGATAGGCACGCGTTACACACCGGCAACCACCACGTCTCCGCTGGTTATCGACCGCTCGGCAGGATTGGCCCCGACCCACGCGAGACGGCGGACACCCGCTGTGGTGCCGACCGCCGCGCGGTCCGGGGACAACTCAAAGGGGGGCCCATGTCACCTGACGCCGACGTGATCGACATCCACCCCGCCCGGCACCAGCGGGTGCTGATCCTCTCCTGGGAGTACCCACCCGTGCTCGTCGGTGGACTCGGCCGTCACGTGCACGCCCTCTCCGTCGCCCTGGCCGCCGCCGGCCACGAGGTCACCGTCGTCACCCGGCACGCCGAGGGCGCCCCGCTGGAGGAGTACGCCGACGGCGTCCGAGTCCTCCGCGCCGCCGCGGACCCGGTCACCTTCCCGCTCGCCACCGGCTCGCTGCTGGCCTGGACGATGGCGTTCAACCACACGCTCACCCGGGCGGCGCTGCGCGCCGC from Micromonospora kangleipakensis includes these protein-coding regions:
- a CDS encoding amylo-alpha-1,6-glucosidase → MIDIRFGPQVCGELNTGATREWLVPDGRGGYAMGTVSGLRTRRYHGLLVVAGETPATRRMGLVGLDPAVTLPSGARVRLGAHEWSSGAVDPRGFELLEQFALVDGVPRWRWRIGDVVIEREIAMAHGRSCVAVVHRLVSGGPVRLDLAAACTWRDAHGERRADGPTPRMEPAAGGAVVEGAYRLAGPDWTPEGQWWLGVRHREEAARGLNPDEDLWYAGRFAGALERPGDTVSVLAWADDLADEPPAATALVEAARRRNRDVVAAAKPADPVEATLALAADAFVVRTAAGPDVVAGYPWFGAWSRDTMTSYEGLLLRTNRADEGRELLRAYAATLSEGMLSNTADTGRVEYNTVDATLWFLHAVSRHVTVTGDTDLGDELLPALHAVIEAHLAGTRYGIAVDPADGLLTQGGPPDTALTWMDARVYGVPVTPRTGKPVEVNALWVNGLAGLAELTELTGRDATALWGLHTKASTAFRKRFPAPVGWLHDVVDAPAPAYPLGGAPHHDDDLLRPNQLLAWSLPYAPLEPDEATLRRITAGLFTPLGPRSLSPDSPGFVGRHRGGPAERDGAYHQGTVWPWLIGPLVDAYRRAGLPTDDLLVGLEGHLAEYGLGSVSETAEALAPHAATGCPFQAWSVAELLRVRRAG